A genomic window from Tolypothrix sp. PCC 7910 includes:
- the pyrC gene encoding dihydroorotase, whose translation MAMASILMRPLLPFYNERMQKLTITQPDDWHLHLRDGAALKAVLPYTVRQFARAIIMPNLKPPIRSVADAAAYRDRILAAIPEGQQFEPLMTLYLTDNTSPDDILRAKESQFIKAVKYYPAGATTNSDSGVTDIRNGDRVFEAMQQVDMPLLLHGEVTDNDVDTFDREKVFIERHLIPLKQRFPNLRVVLEHITTSDAVQYVLSANTIAATITPQHLLFNRNALFKGGLRPHFYCLPILKREEHRQALLQAATSLNPKFFLGTDSAPHTRTSKESSCGCAGCFSALHALELYAEAFESVKALDKLEAFASFYGPDFYQLPRNTERITLSKTTWRVPDEVPFMESGLVPLGAGQEMTWQMV comes from the coding sequence ATGGCGATGGCCTCTATTCTCATGAGGCCTTTATTGCCGTTTTATAATGAAAGGATGCAAAAGCTTACCATCACCCAACCTGACGATTGGCATCTGCATCTGCGCGACGGTGCAGCACTGAAAGCGGTTCTGCCCTACACAGTGCGTCAGTTTGCCCGCGCGATCATCATGCCGAACTTGAAGCCCCCTATCCGCTCGGTGGCAGATGCGGCAGCCTATCGCGATCGCATCCTCGCCGCCATTCCAGAGGGCCAACAGTTTGAGCCATTGATGACGCTCTACCTCACCGACAACACCAGCCCCGACGACATTCTCCGAGCGAAAGAATCCCAGTTTATCAAAGCGGTCAAGTACTACCCAGCTGGTGCAACGACCAACTCGGACTCCGGTGTGACGGATATTCGCAACGGTGATCGCGTCTTTGAAGCGATGCAGCAGGTGGACATGCCGTTATTACTGCATGGGGAAGTAACCGATAACGATGTTGATACCTTCGATCGCGAGAAGGTGTTTATCGAGCGACATTTAATCCCCCTCAAGCAGCGATTTCCCAACCTGCGGGTAGTGCTCGAGCATATCACCACCTCCGATGCGGTGCAGTATGTCCTGTCTGCCAACACCATTGCGGCAACAATTACGCCACAACATTTGTTGTTTAACCGTAATGCCCTATTCAAAGGCGGCCTTCGCCCCCATTTTTATTGCCTGCCCATTTTGAAACGGGAGGAGCATCGTCAGGCTTTGTTGCAAGCGGCAACATCGCTTAATCCGAAGTTTTTTCTAGGTACCGATAGCGCTCCCCATACCCGCACCAGCAAAGAAAGTTCCTGTGGCTGCGCGGGATGCTTTTCGGCTCTGCACGCCCTTGAGTTGTATGCCGAAGCATTTGAAAGCGTGAAAGCCCTGGATAAACTTGAGGCGTTCGCTAGCTTCTATGGCCCAGATTTTTATCAACTGCCACGTAATACCGAGCGAATTACCTTGTCCAAAACGACTTGGCGCGTTCCTGATGAAGTTCCATTTATGGAATCTGGGCTTGTACCTTTGGGGGCGGGGCAGGAAATGACATGGCAAATGGTATGA
- a CDS encoding heat-shock protein: MSKNFNTIKTEVIQWKNFTYNNEVFDLSHLNAHWFEYCDKRNKSKPIAYKFIVTYGSHCFTTSQERSGEESPLLMYHAPRESRLFDVERYSLSKYLPKIIQSLADKTTLVCHAGYGNFATVKVIDSNSRVIDYFVVFTVFRENRKLRLHVMSAYPKYDGIGKVKKVSFFVIAKNLLANQQLPRP; the protein is encoded by the coding sequence ATGAGTAAGAATTTTAATACAATTAAAACAGAAGTTATACAGTGGAAGAATTTCACTTATAATAACGAAGTTTTTGATTTATCACATCTGAATGCTCACTGGTTTGAATACTGTGATAAGAGGAATAAAAGTAAGCCAATAGCCTATAAGTTTATAGTCACCTATGGCTCACATTGTTTTACTACATCACAAGAACGTAGCGGTGAAGAATCACCCTTATTGATGTACCATGCCCCTAGAGAATCAAGGCTATTTGATGTTGAACGATACTCATTGTCAAAATATCTACCAAAGATTATTCAATCACTTGCCGACAAGACAACGTTAGTATGTCATGCAGGATATGGCAATTTTGCAACAGTAAAAGTTATAGATTCAAATAGCAGAGTAATTGATTATTTTGTCGTCTTTACAGTGTTCAGGGAAAACAGAAAACTGCGACTACATGTAATGAGCGCATACCCTAAGTATGATGGGATAGGAAAAGTAAAGAAGGTAAGCTTTTTCGTAATAGCGAAAAACTTACTTGCAAATCAACAATTACCACGTCCATAA
- a CDS encoding ParA family protein, which produces MLTFTCTSLSGGQGKTTVSIFLGRMLAQQGNTVLMIDADPQANLTFYLGHEVQENQPTLLEVIKKQVATEHGVYEVGENLWLIPADDGLDKAQDYLSSSGMGAVVLQKRLKEVSSSFNYCVIDAPPQRSQLSLTSAGAADHIIIPAEASSKGVNSLLRTLDLIAELQEIDAFSGKVIGVLPFRDKWVGNNQAAQSRASIEAMREIAGTTPVLPSILESEQFKKAIDKGVTLAALGFPQLENPFQRIMEELKVYV; this is translated from the coding sequence ATGCTTACATTCACTTGTACCTCTCTTTCTGGTGGGCAAGGCAAAACAACCGTCTCAATATTTCTGGGAAGAATGCTTGCTCAACAAGGTAACACTGTGCTGATGATCGATGCTGATCCACAAGCCAATCTCACCTTTTACTTAGGACATGAAGTACAGGAGAACCAGCCTACACTTCTTGAGGTCATCAAGAAACAGGTTGCTACTGAACATGGCGTGTATGAGGTGGGAGAAAACTTGTGGCTTATTCCTGCCGATGATGGCCTCGATAAAGCACAGGATTATTTATCCAGTAGTGGCATGGGGGCAGTGGTACTCCAGAAAAGATTAAAAGAAGTAAGTAGCTCATTTAATTACTGTGTCATTGATGCACCACCCCAACGTTCTCAACTTTCACTGACCAGTGCAGGGGCAGCAGACCACATTATTATCCCTGCTGAAGCTTCTTCAAAAGGAGTAAATTCTCTACTTCGCACCCTCGACTTAATTGCCGAGCTTCAAGAAATAGATGCGTTCTCTGGAAAAGTTATTGGTGTGTTGCCATTTAGAGATAAATGGGTGGGAAATAACCAAGCAGCACAAAGTAGAGCAAGCATTGAAGCAATGCGCGAGATTGCGGGGACTACTCCTGTCCTACCCTCTATTCTTGAATCTGAACAATTTAAAAAAGCGATCGATAAAGGCGTAACGTTGGCAGCGTTGGGGTTTCCTCAACTTGAAAATCCTTTTCAACGTATCATGGAGGAATTAAAAGTATATGTCTGA
- a CDS encoding PAS domain S-box protein has translation MLADSSNLPLTMFTALAERRDLLMALTDRMGRIEWVNQAFAERTGLPVDELTGQKFFAVLGSNSQLNVQQTYIREQLLKGESFKFELSFQTHDLRECWLLVDGQPIHDVEGLTIKYAIMSTDITLRKLTEKDLEQTRQRLKRLVESVKLVPWEAVGVTRQFTYVGPQAAELFGYDLTYWYEPKFWYSHVHPEDLPQVITHHQTVAQKQDDYIVEYRFLTADGRWVWLKDIVNVMKSSEHDPRLLGFLIDITERKQAELSLQKVLINLEQINQQLEVRVEQRTIALTQEKEKLEQTLEQLQKAQLRLIQSEKMSSLGQLVAGVAHEINNPVNFIYGNLIHAREYTQELLYLLECYQHHYPDPNPQLKAEIEAVDLDFIIEDLPKLLASMNVGANRIREIVLSLRNFSRLDEAEFKEVDIHVGIDSSLMILHSRLKFKPDCPEIRVIKEYGQLPLVECYPGQLNQVFMNIIANAIDALEESAEIERCLVLHSQAAKNGQLTISYPTIRISTEHTQEQQVLIRITDNGPGICEDIRKRLFDPFFTTKTVGKGTGLGLSISYQIVVEKHQGQIECHSQPGKGTEFIISIPAKQKQNPTCTSNKV, from the coding sequence ATGTTAGCCGACTCATCCAATTTACCATTAACAATGTTTACAGCTTTGGCAGAACGTAGAGATTTATTAATGGCATTGACAGATAGAATGGGACGTATTGAGTGGGTTAATCAAGCCTTTGCTGAACGTACAGGTTTACCTGTTGATGAGCTAACAGGACAGAAATTCTTTGCTGTACTTGGTTCTAACTCGCAGTTGAATGTTCAACAAACTTACATTCGTGAACAACTATTGAAGGGAGAAAGTTTTAAGTTTGAGCTTTCTTTTCAAACACATGATTTAAGAGAATGTTGGCTTTTAGTAGATGGACAGCCTATACACGATGTAGAAGGACTAACTATCAAGTATGCTATCATGTCTACTGATATTACCCTACGTAAGCTAACAGAAAAAGATTTAGAGCAAACTCGACAACGTCTCAAACGGTTAGTAGAAAGTGTCAAATTAGTACCTTGGGAAGCTGTTGGTGTCACTCGTCAATTTACTTATGTAGGCCCACAAGCGGCTGAGTTATTTGGTTATGATTTAACCTATTGGTATGAACCAAAATTTTGGTACTCGCACGTTCATCCAGAAGATTTACCTCAAGTTATAACGCATCATCAGACTGTCGCCCAGAAACAAGATGATTATATAGTCGAGTATCGGTTTCTCACTGCTGATGGTAGATGGGTCTGGTTAAAAGATATTGTCAACGTTATGAAGTCGTCCGAGCATGATCCGCGATTACTAGGTTTTTTAATAGATATTACCGAACGCAAACAAGCTGAACTTTCCTTACAAAAAGTGCTGATTAACCTCGAACAAATAAATCAGCAATTAGAAGTTCGGGTAGAGCAACGTACTATTGCTTTGACTCAAGAAAAAGAAAAATTAGAACAAACGTTAGAGCAGTTACAGAAGGCTCAACTGCGATTAATTCAAAGCGAAAAAATGTCTAGTCTGGGTCAACTTGTGGCTGGTGTGGCTCATGAAATTAATAATCCTGTGAACTTTATCTATGGCAATTTAATTCACGCTAGGGAGTATACCCAAGAATTATTGTACCTATTGGAATGTTATCAGCATCACTACCCAGACCCCAATCCACAATTAAAAGCAGAAATTGAGGCGGTAGATCTCGACTTTATTATTGAAGATTTGCCCAAGTTGTTAGCTTCTATGAATGTTGGTGCTAATCGCATTAGAGAAATTGTCTTGTCTTTGCGTAACTTCTCTCGTTTAGATGAAGCTGAATTTAAAGAAGTGGATATTCATGTGGGTATTGATAGCTCTCTCATGATTTTACATAGCCGCCTCAAATTTAAGCCTGATTGTCCAGAAATTCGCGTTATTAAAGAGTATGGTCAATTACCATTGGTAGAATGCTACCCAGGGCAATTAAATCAAGTATTTATGAATATCATTGCCAATGCAATTGATGCTTTAGAAGAGTCAGCGGAAATAGAGCGGTGTTTAGTACTTCATAGTCAAGCTGCGAAAAACGGACAATTGACGATTAGCTATCCTACGATTCGCATTTCTACTGAACACACACAAGAGCAGCAAGTTCTGATTCGCATTACCGATAATGGCCCTGGTATCTGCGAGGACATCAGAAAGCGTCTTTTTGATCCTTTTTTCACTACTAAAACTGTTGGTAAAGGAACTGGTTTAGGATTATCTATTAGTTATCAAATTGTCGTGGAAAAACATCAAGGTCAAATTGAATGTCATTCCCAACCAGGTAAAGGTACAGAATTTATCATTTCTATTCCTGCTAAACAAAAGCAAAATCCTACTTGTACCTCTAACAAAGTTTAA